One genomic window of Corynebacterium massiliense DSM 45435 includes the following:
- the rfbB gene encoding dTDP-glucose 4,6-dehydratase has product MKSLLVTGGAGFIGANFVRLVRATRPDVRVRVLDKLTYAGNAESLSGLDGVELVVGDIADADLVDRLAGESDAIVHFAAESHNDNSLRAPEAFVTTNVVGTFTLLEAVRRHGTRFHHVSTDEVFGDLPLSGGEKFTEQTAYAPSSPYSATKAGSDHLVRAWVRSFGVPATISNCSNNYGPYQHIEKFIPRQITNILTGRTPKLYGTGAQIRDWIHVDDHNRAVLDILERGTVGETYNIGADQPEVTNKQVMEMICALMGGGDEPVAYEHVADRPGHDQRYAMDASKLRRELGWAPQYTDLEEGLRATIEWYRTHREWWLASKEAVEEGYAARGQ; this is encoded by the coding sequence ATGAAATCCCTGCTTGTCACCGGCGGCGCCGGGTTTATCGGCGCCAACTTCGTCCGCCTCGTCCGCGCCACCCGCCCCGACGTCCGCGTGCGAGTGCTGGACAAGCTCACCTACGCCGGCAACGCGGAATCGCTGTCCGGGTTAGACGGGGTCGAGCTGGTGGTCGGCGACATCGCCGACGCGGACTTAGTCGACCGCCTGGCCGGGGAGTCCGACGCCATCGTTCACTTCGCGGCCGAGTCGCACAACGACAACTCGCTGCGCGCGCCGGAGGCGTTCGTCACCACGAACGTGGTGGGCACCTTCACGCTGCTGGAGGCGGTCCGCCGCCACGGGACCCGCTTCCACCACGTCTCCACCGACGAGGTCTTCGGTGACCTCCCGCTGTCCGGTGGTGAGAAGTTCACCGAGCAGACCGCTTACGCGCCCTCCTCGCCGTACTCGGCCACCAAGGCCGGCTCCGACCACCTCGTGCGCGCGTGGGTGCGCTCTTTCGGGGTCCCGGCGACGATTTCCAATTGCTCGAACAACTACGGCCCCTACCAGCACATCGAGAAGTTCATCCCGCGCCAGATCACCAACATCCTTACCGGGCGCACGCCGAAGCTCTACGGCACCGGCGCCCAAATCCGCGACTGGATCCACGTCGACGACCACAACCGCGCGGTGCTCGACATCCTGGAACGCGGGACTGTGGGTGAAACCTACAATATCGGCGCCGATCAGCCGGAGGTGACCAATAAGCAGGTCATGGAGATGATCTGCGCGCTCATGGGAGGCGGCGACGAGCCGGTTGCCTACGAGCACGTGGCCGACCGCCCCGGGCACGACCAGCGCTACGCCATGGACGCGTCGAAGCTGCGGCGTGAACTGGGGTGGGCGCCGCAGTACACCGACCTGGAGGAGGGTCTGCGCGCGACCATCGAGTGGTACCGCACCCACCGCGAGTGGTGGCTGGCAAGTAAGGAGGCCGTGGAGGAAGGCTACGCCGCCCGCGGCCAGTAA
- a CDS encoding succinate dehydrogenase/fumarate reductase iron-sulfur subunit, whose product MKLTLEIWRQAGPTQEGNFETVQVDDADGQMSILELLDHVNDGLIERGEEPYAFASDCREGICGTCGLTVNGRPHGPGQNTPACQQRLFQFHDGDTLKIEPFRSAAYPIIKDLVVDRSALDHVMEQGGYVSMDAGTAPDADSVQLNHETSEYALDHAACIGCGACVSACPNGAAHLFTGAKLVHLSLMPLGKQERGRRAQRMVDDLEQNFGHCSLYGECADVCPAGIPLTAVSAVTRERARAAFRGKAD is encoded by the coding sequence ATGAAACTGACACTTGAGATCTGGCGTCAGGCTGGTCCGACGCAAGAAGGTAATTTCGAGACGGTTCAGGTGGACGACGCCGACGGGCAGATGTCCATCCTCGAGCTGCTCGACCACGTCAACGATGGCCTCATTGAGCGCGGCGAAGAGCCGTACGCTTTCGCCTCCGACTGCCGCGAGGGTATCTGCGGTACCTGTGGTCTGACCGTGAACGGCCGTCCGCACGGCCCGGGGCAGAACACCCCGGCGTGCCAGCAGCGCCTGTTCCAGTTCCACGACGGCGACACCCTCAAGATCGAGCCGTTCCGTTCCGCCGCGTACCCGATCATCAAGGATCTGGTGGTGGACCGCTCCGCGCTGGATCACGTCATGGAGCAGGGCGGCTACGTGTCCATGGACGCGGGCACCGCTCCGGACGCTGACAGCGTGCAGCTCAACCACGAGACCTCCGAGTACGCGCTGGATCACGCCGCCTGCATCGGCTGCGGTGCGTGTGTGTCTGCGTGCCCGAACGGCGCGGCCCACCTGTTCACCGGCGCCAAACTGGTGCACCTGTCGCTCATGCCGCTGGGCAAGCAGGAGCGCGGCCGCCGTGCGCAGCGAATGGTGGACGACTTGGAGCAGAACTTCGGCCACTGCTCGCTGTACGGTGAGTGCGCCGATGTCTGCCCGGCCGGCATCCCGCTGACCGCCGTGTCCGCGGTCACCCGTGAACGTGCACGCGCGGCGTTCCGCGGCAAGGCTGACTAG
- a CDS encoding succinate dehydrogenase cytochrome b subunit: MTLKQPDQEAIAHGRISEKPLRDKPSIPSWVLKLTMAVTGLLFTLFVIGHMAGNLKLYAPATEDGAALDVYGRFLRSAGEPLLPENALLWIVRIVLLAALVAHILAAIMLYQRSGQSRGKFKRTNLMGGMDSFATRSMLVTGIVLLCFIVFHLLDLTMGVQPVASDAFVEGAVRNNMIATFSRWPVTIFYVIAMLCLFLHLTHGIKLAASDLGITGKKWRQTFIVLAYVIPLIVVIGNIVMPLSIATGLVS; this comes from the coding sequence ATGACTTTGAAACAACCTGATCAAGAAGCAATTGCGCACGGCCGCATTAGCGAAAAGCCGTTGCGTGACAAACCGTCGATCCCCTCGTGGGTTCTGAAGCTGACCATGGCGGTCACGGGCCTACTGTTCACGCTGTTCGTGATTGGCCACATGGCCGGCAACTTGAAGTTGTACGCCCCGGCGACCGAGGACGGCGCGGCGCTCGACGTCTACGGCCGCTTCCTGCGTTCCGCCGGTGAGCCGCTCCTGCCGGAAAACGCCTTGCTGTGGATCGTTCGCATCGTGCTGCTCGCGGCACTCGTTGCGCACATCCTGGCAGCCATCATGCTCTACCAGCGCTCCGGCCAGTCCCGCGGCAAGTTCAAGCGCACGAACCTGATGGGCGGCATGGATTCCTTTGCCACCCGCAGCATGCTGGTCACCGGCATCGTGCTGCTGTGCTTCATCGTCTTCCACCTGCTAGACCTGACCATGGGCGTGCAGCCGGTTGCCTCCGATGCCTTCGTGGAAGGCGCGGTGCGCAACAACATGATCGCCACCTTCAGCCGCTGGCCGGTCACCATCTTCTACGTGATCGCCATGCTGTGCCTCTTCCTCCACCTGACCCACGGCATCAAGCTCGCTGCCTCGGATCTGGGTATCACCGGTAAGAAGTGGCGCCAGACCTTCATCGTGCTTGCTTACGTCATCCCGCTCATCGTCGTCATCGGAAACATCGTGATGCCGCTGTCGATCGCCACGGGTTTGGTCAGCTAG
- a CDS encoding alpha/beta hydrolase yields the protein MKKLKTALAAAAATGALLAPAAVAPAAFAGIAEEDAAAAAAQEGQPAEANGPQAEISDLEVEPWIENSKWYPKYKDDARVQFKQATSPAMNGRKVPLAVIPAKSENRPTVYLLNGAGSGEQDTDWLTHSSVVDFYSDKDVNVVIPMAGAFSYYIDWLEDPTGEGQYLSGPQKWETFLTKELPGPLESAYNANGKRAIAGMSMSATSSLLLAEHNPDFYDATGSFAGCAPTSRQLEYNAAGIVVGVDRGVVKGPDLENVRRMWGPQGSPTNVHQDALVNADKLQGTPTYISSSSGVLSEKDLGGYLAHEYGVSELSGSYNAVTVNGLQGMPIEGAVNKCTHDLKAKMDSIGVPATYNFRDVGVHNWNGWEDDLIKSWEVFGPALEA from the coding sequence GTGAAGAAGCTCAAGACCGCCCTCGCCGCCGCAGCCGCCACCGGCGCGCTGCTCGCCCCGGCTGCAGTCGCCCCCGCCGCGTTCGCCGGCATCGCTGAAGAGGACGCCGCAGCCGCCGCTGCCCAGGAAGGTCAGCCGGCCGAGGCCAACGGCCCGCAGGCAGAGATCTCCGACCTCGAGGTCGAGCCGTGGATCGAAAACTCGAAGTGGTACCCGAAGTACAAGGACGACGCCCGCGTCCAGTTCAAGCAGGCCACCTCGCCGGCTATGAACGGCCGCAAGGTTCCGCTGGCTGTCATTCCCGCTAAGAGCGAGAACCGTCCGACCGTCTACCTGCTCAACGGCGCTGGTTCCGGCGAGCAGGACACCGACTGGCTGACCCACTCCTCCGTGGTCGACTTCTACAGCGACAAGGACGTCAACGTCGTCATCCCGATGGCCGGCGCGTTCTCTTACTACATCGACTGGCTCGAGGATCCGACCGGCGAGGGCCAGTACCTGAGCGGCCCGCAGAAGTGGGAGACCTTCCTGACCAAGGAGCTGCCTGGCCCGCTCGAGTCGGCGTACAACGCCAACGGCAAGCGCGCCATCGCCGGCATGTCCATGTCTGCGACCTCTTCCCTGCTGCTCGCGGAGCACAACCCGGACTTCTACGACGCGACCGGTTCTTTCGCCGGCTGCGCCCCCACCTCCCGCCAGCTGGAGTACAACGCCGCCGGCATCGTCGTCGGTGTGGATCGCGGCGTGGTCAAGGGTCCCGACCTGGAAAACGTCCGCCGCATGTGGGGCCCGCAGGGCTCGCCGACCAACGTCCACCAGGACGCGTTGGTCAACGCCGACAAGCTGCAGGGCACCCCGACCTACATCTCCTCCTCGTCGGGCGTTCTGAGTGAGAAGGACCTGGGCGGCTACCTGGCCCACGAGTACGGCGTCTCGGAGCTGTCCGGCTCCTACAACGCCGTCACGGTCAACGGCCTGCAGGGCATGCCGATTGAGGGTGCTGTGAACAAGTGCACCCACGACCTGAAGGCGAAGATGGATTCCATCGGCGTCCCGGCCACCTACAACTTCCGTGACGTGGGCGTGCACAACTGGAACGGCTGGGAAGACGACCTGATTAAGTCCTGGGAGGTCTTCGGCCCAGCCCTCGAGGCCTAA
- a CDS encoding fumarate reductase/succinate dehydrogenase flavoprotein subunit translates to MSNTELKREHPDFQHPQSIVDGVRPGDILESNEPHDVPMKDMWEKHKDHMQLVSPLNRRKFEILVVGTGLSAGAAAAALGELGYGVKVFTYHDSPRRAHSIAAQGGVNSSRSRKVDNDSAYRHTKDTVKGGDYRCRESDCWRLAMESPRVIDHMNAIGAPFAREYGGTLATRSFGGVQVSRTYYTRGQTGQQLQLSTTSALYRQIGLGNVELFAHHDMQDIITYDEEGTKRCGGIVTRNLITGELKAFTGHAVILGTGGYGNVFHMSTLAKNSNASAMMRAYDQGAYLASPAFIQFHPTGLPVNSEWQSKTILMSESLRNDGRIWSPKKEGDDRDPNSIPEEERDYFLERRYPAFGNLVPRDVASRAISQQINKGLGVGPLNNSVYLDLGDAIQRLGKDTIAERYSNLIQMYKEAIGESAYETPMRIAPTCHFTMGGLWTDFNEMTSIDGLFAAGECSWTYHGANRLGANSLLSASVDGWFTLPFTVPNYLADHLGEDKLPEDSAEAQEAVDRSRARIEKLMTVRGNDPHGPTYYHRKLGEVLYWGCGVSRKVEDLKVAVEKVREIRRDFWANVRIPGSAEDMNQVLEYGLRVADYLDLGELMCIDALDRDESCGAHFREDHLTEDGEAERDDDNWCFVSAWEPGETEGEFIRHAEPLYFDSIPLMTRNYK, encoded by the coding sequence ATGAGTAACACTGAATTGAAGCGGGAACACCCCGACTTCCAGCATCCCCAGTCCATCGTGGACGGTGTTCGCCCGGGCGACATCCTGGAATCCAACGAGCCCCACGACGTCCCGATGAAGGACATGTGGGAAAAGCACAAGGACCACATGCAGCTGGTCTCGCCGCTCAACCGCCGCAAGTTCGAGATCCTCGTCGTCGGCACCGGCCTGTCCGCCGGTGCGGCCGCCGCGGCGCTCGGTGAGCTGGGCTACGGCGTGAAGGTCTTCACCTACCACGACTCCCCGCGCCGCGCGCACTCCATCGCCGCCCAGGGCGGCGTGAACTCCTCCCGCTCCCGCAAGGTGGACAACGACTCCGCCTACCGCCACACCAAGGACACCGTGAAGGGCGGCGACTACCGCTGCCGCGAGTCCGACTGCTGGCGCTTGGCCATGGAGTCGCCGCGCGTTATCGACCACATGAACGCCATCGGCGCGCCGTTCGCCCGTGAGTACGGCGGCACCCTGGCCACCCGTTCCTTCGGCGGCGTGCAGGTCTCCCGTACCTACTACACCCGCGGCCAGACAGGCCAGCAGCTGCAGCTGTCGACCACCTCGGCGCTGTACCGCCAGATCGGTCTGGGCAACGTGGAGCTGTTCGCGCACCACGACATGCAGGACATCATCACCTACGACGAAGAGGGCACGAAGCGTTGTGGCGGCATCGTCACGCGCAACCTCATCACCGGTGAGCTGAAGGCCTTTACCGGCCACGCCGTCATCCTCGGCACCGGCGGCTACGGCAACGTCTTCCACATGTCCACGCTGGCGAAGAACTCCAACGCCTCGGCCATGATGCGTGCCTACGACCAGGGTGCGTACCTCGCCTCCCCGGCGTTCATTCAGTTCCACCCGACGGGCCTGCCGGTCAACTCCGAGTGGCAGTCCAAGACCATTCTGATGTCGGAGTCGCTGCGTAACGATGGCCGCATCTGGTCGCCGAAGAAGGAAGGCGACGACCGCGATCCGAACTCCATCCCGGAAGAGGAGCGCGACTACTTCCTGGAGCGCCGCTACCCGGCGTTCGGCAACCTCGTCCCGCGTGACGTCGCCTCCCGCGCGATCTCCCAGCAGATCAACAAGGGGCTGGGCGTCGGCCCGCTGAACAACTCGGTGTACCTCGACCTGGGTGACGCCATCCAGCGTCTGGGCAAGGACACCATCGCGGAGCGCTACTCCAACCTCATCCAGATGTACAAGGAGGCCATCGGCGAGTCCGCGTACGAGACCCCGATGCGCATCGCGCCGACCTGCCACTTCACCATGGGTGGCCTGTGGACGGACTTCAACGAGATGACCTCCATCGATGGCCTGTTCGCCGCCGGTGAGTGTTCCTGGACCTACCACGGCGCGAACCGCCTGGGCGCGAACTCCCTGCTGTCCGCGTCTGTCGATGGCTGGTTCACCCTGCCGTTCACGGTCCCGAACTACCTGGCTGATCACCTGGGCGAGGACAAGCTCCCGGAGGATTCCGCGGAGGCGCAGGAAGCGGTCGACCGCTCCCGCGCGCGCATCGAAAAGCTCATGACCGTCCGCGGCAACGACCCGCACGGCCCGACCTACTACCACCGCAAGCTGGGCGAGGTTCTCTACTGGGGCTGTGGCGTTTCCCGCAAGGTCGAAGACCTGAAGGTAGCCGTGGAGAAGGTCCGCGAGATCCGCCGCGACTTCTGGGCCAACGTCCGCATCCCGGGTTCCGCCGAGGACATGAACCAGGTTCTGGAATACGGCCTGCGCGTTGCTGACTACCTCGACCTCGGTGAGCTCATGTGCATCGACGCCCTCGACCGCGACGAGTCCTGTGGTGCCCACTTCCGTGAGGACCACCTGACCGAAGACGGCGAGGCCGAGCGTGACGATGACAACTGGTGCTTCGTCTCCGCCTGGGAGCCGGGCGAGACCGAGGGCGAATTCATCCGCCACGCTGAACCGCTGTACTTTGACTCGATCCCGCTGATGACAAGGAACTACAAGTAA
- the lpdA gene encoding dihydrolipoyl dehydrogenase: protein MSNEHYDVVVLGAGPGGYVAAIRAAQLGQKVAVIEKKYWGGVCLNVGCIPSKSLIKNAEVAHIFNHEAKTFGIDGDVSFDFGVAHKRSRKVSEGIVKGVHYLMKKNKITENNGLGSFEDDKTIKITEGDDEGKVVTFDNCIIATGSVVKSLPDVEIGGNIVSYEEQILSDDLPESMVIVGAGAIGMEFAYVLANYGVDITIVEFMDRCLPNEDKEVSKAIAKEYKKLGVKLMTGYKTTSIKDNGDDVTVEVESKDGDKQETLNVDRCMVSIGFAPRVEGFGLDKAGVELTDRGAIDIDERMRTNVKGIYAIGDVTAKLQLAHVAEAQGVVAAETIADAETLELGDYQMMPRATFCNPQVASFGYTEEQAREKFSDREIKTATFPFSANGKAAGLAETSGFAKIVADGEFGELLGAHIVGANVSELLPELTLAQRFDLTAEEIGRNVHIHPTLSEALKEAAEGIEGHTTNL, encoded by the coding sequence GTGAGTAATGAGCATTATGACGTTGTAGTACTCGGCGCGGGCCCTGGTGGCTACGTCGCCGCCATCCGCGCAGCCCAGCTTGGTCAGAAGGTTGCCGTCATCGAGAAGAAGTATTGGGGCGGCGTGTGCCTCAATGTTGGGTGTATCCCCTCGAAGTCGCTGATTAAGAACGCCGAGGTTGCCCACATCTTCAACCACGAGGCGAAGACCTTCGGCATCGACGGTGACGTTTCCTTCGATTTCGGGGTCGCTCACAAGCGCTCCCGTAAGGTCTCCGAGGGCATCGTCAAGGGTGTCCACTACCTGATGAAGAAGAACAAGATCACCGAAAACAACGGCTTGGGCTCCTTCGAAGACGACAAGACCATCAAGATCACCGAGGGTGATGACGAGGGCAAGGTCGTCACCTTCGATAACTGCATTATCGCCACCGGTTCGGTGGTCAAGTCCCTGCCGGACGTGGAAATCGGTGGCAACATCGTTTCCTACGAGGAGCAGATTCTTAGCGATGACCTGCCGGAGTCCATGGTCATCGTCGGTGCCGGCGCCATCGGCATGGAGTTCGCTTACGTGCTGGCGAATTACGGCGTGGACATCACCATCGTCGAGTTCATGGATCGCTGCCTGCCGAACGAGGACAAGGAAGTCTCCAAGGCCATCGCCAAGGAGTACAAGAAGCTCGGCGTCAAGCTGATGACCGGCTACAAGACCACCTCCATCAAGGACAACGGCGACGACGTCACCGTCGAGGTCGAGTCCAAGGACGGCGACAAGCAGGAGACCCTCAACGTCGATCGCTGCATGGTCTCCATCGGCTTCGCCCCGCGCGTCGAGGGCTTCGGCTTGGACAAGGCGGGCGTCGAGCTGACCGACCGCGGTGCCATCGACATCGACGAGCGTATGCGCACCAACGTTAAGGGCATCTACGCGATTGGCGATGTCACTGCCAAGCTGCAGCTGGCGCACGTCGCGGAGGCGCAGGGCGTCGTTGCTGCCGAGACCATCGCGGACGCAGAAACGCTCGAGCTCGGTGACTACCAGATGATGCCGCGCGCGACCTTCTGCAACCCGCAGGTCGCCTCCTTCGGCTACACCGAGGAGCAGGCGCGCGAAAAGTTCTCCGACCGCGAGATCAAGACCGCCACCTTCCCGTTCAGCGCGAACGGCAAGGCTGCCGGCCTGGCGGAGACCTCCGGCTTCGCCAAGATTGTGGCCGACGGCGAGTTCGGCGAGCTGCTCGGAGCCCACATCGTGGGTGCAAACGTCTCCGAGCTCCTGCCGGAGCTCACCCTGGCGCAGCGCTTCGACCTCACCGCCGAGGAAATCGGGCGCAACGTCCACATCCACCCGACCCTGTCGGAGGCGCTCAAGGAGGCTGCCGAGGGCATCGAGGGTCACACGACCAACCTCTAA
- a CDS encoding DUF445 domain-containing protein — protein sequence MSQHSATLTRRRSVPGPSPEVEAERRRVLRRHKAGVTALLALAAVIFFACAWASHRPGETPAWIGYVQAAAEAGMVGGLADWFAVTALFRHPLGLPIPHTALIRHKKDQVGGALSEFVGENFLNAELITEKVAQANLPEKLGSWLASRPGNAAKVSRETGRLTANAVRALDPRDAEALLQSQVVDRLAEPDWGPPLGRVLQGLIDDGKVEPVVDEIIDWGYRKLLGMEHTVVELIDERMPQWAPRFARSLVGDRVYRELVDWAGDVKSDPNHPARESVRRNLAKFAVDLQEDPQMMERVEGLKADVMGSTPVQGAAASMWQAASRAIIEQAETEDSMLRGKITDLAVDWGNNIQRDPQLRASLDRRIQGAARFLADNYAPQVTSIISETIERWDADEASDKIELMVGKDLQFIRLNGTIVGALAGLLIYTVSQLLFAL from the coding sequence ATGTCTCAACACAGTGCGACCCTGACTCGCCGCAGGTCTGTGCCCGGTCCATCACCCGAGGTAGAGGCGGAACGGCGCCGCGTCCTACGGCGGCACAAGGCCGGGGTCACCGCCCTGCTGGCGCTTGCCGCGGTGATCTTTTTCGCCTGCGCCTGGGCCAGCCACCGGCCCGGGGAGACGCCCGCGTGGATTGGGTACGTGCAGGCCGCCGCGGAGGCAGGCATGGTCGGCGGTTTGGCGGACTGGTTCGCGGTCACCGCCCTGTTCCGCCACCCGCTAGGCCTGCCCATCCCGCACACTGCCCTTATCCGCCATAAAAAGGATCAGGTAGGCGGGGCGCTCTCCGAGTTCGTGGGCGAGAACTTCCTCAACGCCGAGCTCATCACCGAGAAGGTGGCGCAGGCGAACCTGCCGGAAAAGCTGGGGAGCTGGCTTGCCAGCCGCCCGGGCAATGCCGCGAAGGTCTCGCGCGAGACAGGACGGCTGACTGCGAACGCGGTGCGCGCGCTCGATCCCCGCGACGCTGAGGCGCTCCTGCAGTCCCAGGTGGTGGACCGCCTGGCCGAGCCCGACTGGGGTCCGCCGCTGGGACGTGTGCTGCAGGGGCTTATCGATGACGGAAAGGTAGAGCCCGTCGTCGACGAGATCATCGACTGGGGCTACCGCAAGCTGCTCGGCATGGAACACACGGTGGTTGAACTCATCGACGAGCGCATGCCGCAGTGGGCCCCGCGCTTCGCGCGCTCGCTGGTCGGTGACCGCGTGTACCGCGAGTTGGTCGATTGGGCGGGCGACGTGAAGTCGGACCCGAACCACCCGGCCCGCGAATCGGTGCGCCGCAACCTGGCCAAGTTCGCCGTCGACCTGCAGGAAGATCCGCAGATGATGGAACGGGTCGAGGGCCTCAAAGCTGACGTGATGGGCTCCACCCCGGTGCAGGGAGCGGCAGCCTCGATGTGGCAGGCAGCGTCCCGCGCGATCATTGAGCAAGCAGAGACTGAAGACTCCATGCTGCGCGGCAAGATCACGGATCTTGCCGTGGACTGGGGCAACAACATCCAGCGCGACCCGCAGTTGCGCGCAAGCCTCGACCGCCGCATCCAGGGCGCGGCGCGTTTTTTGGCCGACAACTATGCCCCGCAGGTCACCAGCATCATCTCCGAGACCATCGAGCGCTGGGACGCGGACGAAGCTTCCGACAAGATCGAGCTCATGGTGGGCAAAGACCTGCAGTTTATTCGCTTGAACGGCACGATCGTCGGTGCGCTGGCGGGCCTGCTTATTTACACTGTGAGCCAGCTACTGTTCGCTCTCTAA
- a CDS encoding M1 family metallopeptidase, whose protein sequence is MKLSPVALSRFSTGPAHAPRDPYTGIEYNTGFTVEHYDLNLDYRVEPNHLSGQAALTVTADAESAEPSANLTLDMAATLSADRVSVSGAPRVVRFRQSGGKLRIKLAKAPRPGSTFTIRIQYSGNPRPLRTRWGELGWEETFSGSLVASQPNGAPSWFPCDDTPAAKATFRIAVVADDPFTVLANGRLVETKPAGPGNTRWVFETAHPMATYLATVQVGEYERIPLGPTTQAFAPAHLRGAVREDFSHQQEMLDFFSDLFGPYPFTDYTVVITPDELEIPVEAQGLSTFGANHARGQHAFERLIAHELCHQWFGNSVGLTGWRDIWLNEGFACYCEWLWAEHASGGTTTAHRVARSHYDVLQRKPQNITVADPGADDMFDDRVYKRGALTLHAVRRALGDAPFFAAVRSYLADNQHSTVTEDDLVAYFHAAAEQAGIGTHVIDDLLTAWVRQSSLPAFPH, encoded by the coding sequence GTGAAGCTGTCTCCTGTCGCCCTTTCGCGTTTTTCCACCGGCCCGGCCCACGCTCCCCGCGACCCGTACACCGGCATCGAGTACAACACCGGGTTCACGGTGGAGCACTACGACCTCAACCTGGACTACCGGGTGGAGCCAAACCACCTGTCGGGCCAGGCCGCCCTCACGGTTACTGCGGATGCCGAATCGGCTGAGCCCTCCGCCAACCTCACCCTCGACATGGCCGCCACGTTAAGCGCCGACCGGGTCTCGGTCAGCGGCGCGCCCCGGGTGGTGCGTTTCCGCCAGTCGGGCGGCAAGCTGCGGATCAAGCTCGCGAAGGCCCCGCGGCCAGGGTCCACCTTCACCATCCGCATTCAGTACTCGGGCAACCCGCGCCCCCTCCGCACCCGCTGGGGCGAGCTCGGATGGGAGGAGACGTTCTCCGGATCCCTGGTGGCCTCCCAGCCCAACGGCGCGCCCAGTTGGTTCCCGTGCGACGACACCCCGGCGGCGAAGGCGACCTTCCGCATCGCGGTGGTGGCCGATGACCCGTTCACCGTCCTCGCCAACGGCCGCCTCGTGGAGACCAAGCCCGCCGGCCCCGGCAACACTCGCTGGGTTTTCGAGACCGCGCACCCCATGGCCACCTATCTGGCCACCGTGCAGGTCGGCGAGTACGAGCGCATCCCGCTCGGCCCGACCACGCAGGCTTTCGCACCTGCCCACCTGCGCGGCGCGGTGCGCGAGGACTTCTCCCACCAGCAGGAGATGCTCGACTTCTTCTCCGATCTCTTCGGCCCCTACCCGTTTACGGACTACACCGTGGTCATCACCCCGGATGAGCTGGAGATCCCCGTGGAAGCCCAGGGGCTTTCCACCTTCGGCGCGAACCACGCCCGCGGCCAGCACGCCTTCGAGCGGCTCATCGCCCACGAGCTGTGCCACCAGTGGTTCGGCAACTCCGTGGGGCTGACCGGTTGGCGCGATATCTGGCTCAACGAAGGATTCGCCTGCTACTGCGAGTGGCTGTGGGCCGAGCACGCCTCCGGCGGCACCACCACCGCGCACCGGGTGGCGCGCTCCCACTACGACGTGTTGCAGCGCAAGCCGCAGAACATCACCGTGGCCGATCCCGGCGCGGACGATATGTTCGATGACCGCGTGTACAAGCGCGGGGCGCTGACCCTCCACGCGGTGCGCCGGGCGCTTGGCGATGCCCCGTTTTTCGCCGCCGTCCGCTCGTACCTCGCCGACAACCAGCACAGCACCGTCACCGAGGACGACCTCGTCGCCTACTTCCATGCGGCGGCAGAACAGGCGGGCATCGGCACGCACGTTATCGATGATCTCCTCACCGCCTGGGTGCGCCAGTCGTCCTTGCCGGCCTTCCCCCACTAA
- a CDS encoding MetQ/NlpA family ABC transporter substrate-binding protein — protein sequence MRFRRVIATAAAASLAATGLVACGEKEGKSQTIKVGTTDSGKKAWSAFEDVAKDNGFNVKIVPFEDYSTPNVALAQGQNDVNNFQTLRFLAEYNVGNDEQLAPIGSTEIVPLALFWKDHDSLDGIEGQTVAIPNDPSNQGRALNVLAAAGLVTLKGEKNLTPTPVDIDKGKSKVEIAPTDAAQTTSAWGEGMPAIVNNSFLDRAGIDPKTAIFADDPASDEAAPYINTFVVREEDKDNQLYKDLAQLWHDPKVQKAVEEDSQGTSVPVKRSPEEMEDIMHEVEDELRAAK from the coding sequence ATGCGTTTCCGTCGCGTCATTGCAACCGCCGCTGCCGCATCCCTCGCCGCGACCGGGCTGGTCGCCTGTGGGGAGAAGGAGGGCAAGTCCCAGACCATCAAGGTGGGCACTACCGACTCGGGCAAGAAGGCGTGGAGTGCCTTCGAAGACGTGGCTAAGGACAACGGCTTCAATGTCAAGATCGTCCCGTTCGAGGATTACTCCACTCCGAACGTCGCGCTGGCTCAGGGGCAAAACGACGTCAATAATTTCCAGACGCTGCGCTTCCTGGCGGAGTACAACGTGGGCAATGACGAGCAGCTCGCGCCGATCGGCTCCACCGAGATTGTCCCGCTCGCGCTGTTTTGGAAGGACCACGATTCGCTCGACGGGATCGAGGGGCAGACTGTCGCCATCCCGAACGATCCGTCCAACCAGGGGCGCGCACTCAACGTACTGGCGGCCGCCGGCCTGGTGACCTTGAAGGGGGAGAAGAACCTGACGCCGACTCCCGTGGACATCGACAAGGGCAAGTCCAAGGTGGAGATCGCGCCGACGGACGCGGCGCAGACCACCTCCGCATGGGGCGAGGGGATGCCGGCGATTGTGAACAATTCCTTCCTGGATCGCGCGGGCATTGATCCGAAAACGGCCATCTTCGCGGACGACCCGGCCTCGGACGAGGCGGCGCCGTACATCAACACCTTCGTGGTGCGGGAAGAGGACAAGGACAACCAGCTGTACAAGGATCTGGCTCAGCTATGGCATGACCCGAAGGTGCAGAAGGCGGTCGAGGAGGACTCACAAGGCACGTCCGTTCCGGTGAAGCGCTCCCCGGAGGAGATGGAAGACATCATGCACGAGGTCGAGGACGAGCTGCGTGCGGCTAAGTAG